A genomic segment from Thermodesulfobacteriota bacterium encodes:
- the cas6f gene encoding type I-F CRISPR-associated endoribonuclease Cas6/Csy4, with protein sequence MMKYYQEISLLHRADIGLYDFWQKLYQQIHLALVECKGESDKSTIGVSFPEYDATHFMLGCRLRLFAPEKSALEQLQCEKWLSRLKDYLHCGEIEPVPETIAEHACFCQVKPKGSKEKLAKRWAKRHGEEFEKALTYYDAYEEERSRLPYINMGSLTNGCHFRLFIEKREKETAQAGVFSCYGLSPTTTVPLF encoded by the coding sequence ATGATGAAATACTATCAAGAAATATCATTGCTGCACCGGGCTGACATCGGTTTATACGACTTCTGGCAAAAGCTCTATCAGCAGATACATCTTGCCCTGGTGGAATGCAAGGGTGAGTCTGACAAGTCCACCATTGGCGTTTCTTTCCCTGAATATGACGCCACCCATTTTATGTTGGGTTGCAGGTTGCGTCTGTTTGCGCCGGAAAAATCCGCGCTGGAACAGTTACAGTGCGAAAAATGGTTGAGCCGTCTTAAAGATTATTTACATTGCGGTGAGATTGAGCCGGTGCCGGAAACGATTGCGGAGCACGCCTGCTTTTGTCAGGTTAAACCCAAAGGCAGCAAAGAGAAGCTGGCCAAACGTTGGGCCAAACGTCATGGAGAGGAATTTGAAAAGGCCCTAACTTACTATGATGCTTATGAGGAGGAGCGCAGCCGTTTGCCTTACATAAATATGGGTAGCCTGACAAACGGATGCCACTTTCGGCTGTTTATTGAAAAGCGGGAAAAAGAGACGGCGCAGGCAGGTGTTTTCTCCTGCTATGGTTTAAGCCCTACCACAACAGTACCATTGTTTTAA
- the cas7fv gene encoding type I-Fv CRISPR-associated protein Cas7fv, which translates to MQTTKIEGIKSVDFKIKAIGHGVVNWNGPTNLAQEDGRTVDNHTLPKLRGYTNLSGKVKDTGYKYRKEPTDINFRETPLYISQNCIRHHLFRDQAYDLHYAKEKNLEKVIASLTGLIRGYVVPSSQCKRTSPLLIEDFVDQLGNGNFEQFGQAGERDSSSFFSKTTFGDTEYISYGSISIEQLQFVSLDKKFDRAAMIIKEGQGDEVAQLVQNYIQALNPQMSPKASFHKNYVRNGTIFEEGENGILLNQDAIQILVETTLQKIETLSIRQAKSYMYVDEVMVDYNDSTKMMRIKRFPDQINNKPQSYYAVYFYAK; encoded by the coding sequence ATGCAGACAACAAAAATTGAAGGTATCAAAAGCGTTGATTTTAAAATCAAAGCCATTGGCCATGGTGTGGTTAACTGGAATGGCCCGACAAACCTTGCCCAAGAAGACGGCCGAACAGTGGATAATCACACATTACCCAAATTGAGAGGCTATACAAACTTATCGGGAAAAGTGAAGGATACTGGATATAAATATCGCAAAGAGCCTACAGACATAAATTTTAGAGAAACCCCTTTATACATTAGCCAAAACTGTATTCGTCACCACTTGTTTCGAGATCAGGCGTATGACCTGCATTACGCCAAGGAAAAAAACCTTGAAAAGGTGATCGCCTCGCTGACCGGTCTCATTCGTGGTTATGTCGTGCCCTCCAGTCAGTGCAAACGAACCAGTCCCTTGCTTATTGAGGACTTTGTCGATCAATTGGGAAATGGTAATTTTGAGCAGTTCGGGCAGGCTGGAGAGAGAGACAGTTCCTCATTTTTTTCCAAAACCACCTTTGGTGACACTGAATATATCTCATACGGTTCAATCAGTATCGAGCAACTCCAATTTGTTTCTTTGGATAAAAAATTCGACCGGGCGGCAATGATAATTAAAGAAGGCCAGGGGGATGAGGTTGCGCAACTGGTACAAAATTATATCCAAGCCTTAAACCCACAAATGTCTCCGAAAGCTTCTTTCCATAAAAACTATGTTCGCAACGGAACGATTTTCGAAGAAGGGGAAAATGGCATTCTGCTTAACCAGGACGCTATACAAATTTTGGTAGAGACGACCCTCCAGAAGATCGAAACGTTATCTATTAGGCAGGCCAAATCCTATATGTATGTTGATGAAGTGATGGTGGACTATAACGACAGCACTAAAATGATGCGGATCAAGCGTTTCCCCGATCAGATAAACAATAAACCGCAGTCCTACTATGCCGTCTATTTTTATGCCAAATAG
- a CDS encoding GNAT family N-acetyltransferase, with the protein MRHDKKEEPAMSLEPVSIKDAELVADILGRAFMDDPVMNYIQPDRSFIPRYFKAAFIKHYASHGLSRVMPDHTGAALWLPPGVGTRFPPLFFALAWTRRHLGKKNGLRMIMRANRLLHHVERARPVRTHFYLHGLGVVKEKQGRGIGSFLLRERLTVCDRERAPAYLECSNEKNLPLYERHGFRVVEEFRLARDAPMIWFMAREPG; encoded by the coding sequence GTGCGGCATGACAAAAAAGAAGAGCCGGCCATGAGTTTGGAGCCGGTATCCATTAAAGACGCGGAGCTGGTGGCCGATATTCTGGGCCGGGCCTTTATGGATGACCCGGTCATGAACTATATTCAGCCGGATCGGTCGTTTATCCCCCGGTATTTCAAGGCCGCGTTTATTAAACACTATGCGTCGCATGGGCTGAGCCGGGTGATGCCGGACCACACCGGCGCGGCCTTGTGGCTGCCGCCGGGTGTCGGCACCCGGTTTCCGCCGCTTTTTTTCGCTCTGGCCTGGACCCGGCGTCATCTGGGGAAAAAGAACGGGCTGCGCATGATTATGCGGGCCAACCGGCTGCTGCACCATGTTGAACGGGCGCGGCCGGTCAGGACGCATTTCTACCTGCACGGCCTGGGCGTGGTCAAAGAGAAGCAGGGCCGGGGCATCGGTTCGTTCCTGTTGCGGGAGCGGCTGACCGTGTGCGACCGTGAGCGGGCGCCGGCGTACCTGGAGTGCTCCAATGAAAAGAACCTGCCGCTTTATGAACGGCACGGGTTCCGGGTTGTCGAGGAGTTCCGGCTGGCGCGGGACGCGCCCATGATCTGGTTTATGGCCCGGGAGCCGGGATAA
- the cas5fv gene encoding type I-Fv CRISPR-associated protein Cas5fv translates to MKIEIEYESSWRNSFLEDTDGNNKPLPKNGRKFIASGRNLNSSTQPENFIKRDVTIDTVMGVLNRLIGDQRKLYQSRQDQRYYFRQIEPFVAFEDRATVTNEVTYIRNITGSTDQHSFTGMVKDQDAIFQSEYSPEFWGVLALTFDELCAYIINNNKVEASIGLDPLAICERFDELAKIKPVEKEGIYEEAIDILDTRFPETGYLNNAGKVKPSRVYCSALYLQLERLKEREFGMTYTLTQSGTIPGISKANFTKKDFMDRFTTGPKKLVWGNPYLRKIRVAGEGEIVSMMTKASGQLEITIDVDREKAKEIKTLIENAGVSSFYLGKKGLAYVTNIDTREVRQ, encoded by the coding sequence ATGAAGATTGAGATTGAATACGAATCATCCTGGCGTAACTCTTTTCTTGAAGACACTGACGGTAATAATAAACCACTACCTAAAAATGGTAGAAAATTTATTGCTTCCGGGAGAAATCTAAACTCCAGCACCCAGCCTGAAAACTTTATAAAGAGGGATGTCACTATCGACACCGTCATGGGAGTGTTGAACCGTTTGATTGGTGATCAGAGGAAACTATATCAATCACGCCAGGATCAGAGATACTATTTTCGCCAGATTGAGCCATTTGTTGCCTTTGAGGACAGGGCGACAGTAACCAATGAGGTAACCTATATCCGGAATATCACAGGAAGCACGGATCAACACTCTTTTACTGGCATGGTAAAAGATCAAGATGCTATTTTTCAATCTGAGTATTCCCCTGAGTTTTGGGGAGTGCTGGCTTTAACTTTTGATGAGCTTTGCGCTTATATTATCAACAACAACAAAGTGGAGGCATCGATAGGACTTGATCCTCTTGCAATTTGCGAACGATTTGATGAGTTGGCAAAGATAAAACCGGTTGAAAAAGAGGGTATATATGAGGAGGCTATAGATATTTTAGATACTCGTTTCCCAGAAACCGGTTATCTTAATAATGCCGGGAAGGTTAAGCCTTCTAGAGTCTATTGTTCCGCACTTTATTTGCAGTTAGAGCGGCTGAAAGAACGAGAATTTGGGATGACATACACCCTCACACAATCCGGAACAATACCTGGCATTTCAAAAGCGAATTTTACAAAAAAAGACTTTATGGATCGTTTTACCACGGGACCTAAGAAATTGGTCTGGGGCAATCCCTATCTCCGGAAAATAAGAGTCGCCGGGGAGGGTGAAATCGTTTCCATGATGACAAAAGCCAGTGGTCAGCTTGAAATCACCATAGACGTTGACCGTGAGAAGGCCAAGGAGATTAAAACCCTGATAGAAAATGCCGGTGTGTCCAGTTTCTATCTGGGTAAAAAAGGCTTGGCCTATGTTACCAACATTGACACTAGGGAGGTCAGGCAATGA